A single region of the Enterobacter cloacae complex sp. R_G8 genome encodes:
- a CDS encoding DUF2891 domain-containing protein, which translates to MELTQHQADAFARMPLTYLRQEYPNHIMHLLNDDGDVLPPRELHPIFYGCFDWHSAVHGYWLLLRCLRLYPQLSCREDIITLFADHLTPEKVAQELAYFNAPFRASFERPYGYGWLLALAQELKQSSLPQAAGWYQTLEPLTQDIRNRLVDYLSKLTYPIRVGTHYNTAFALALGVDYARAVEDSALESAILEAATRFYLADTQYPAHYEPGGDEYVSGALTEALLMSKVAENFPAWFDAFLPNIGAVAALMNPAEVSDRTDPKIAHLDGLNLSRAWCMKHIASVLPEDHPAQQALRDAVAKHLTASVEHVVGSHYSGGHWLASFALLALE; encoded by the coding sequence ATGGAATTAACGCAACATCAGGCTGACGCATTTGCCCGCATGCCTTTGACCTATTTGCGTCAGGAATACCCGAACCACATCATGCACCTGCTCAATGATGATGGCGACGTGCTGCCGCCTCGCGAACTGCACCCGATTTTCTACGGCTGTTTCGACTGGCACTCGGCGGTGCACGGCTACTGGCTGCTACTGCGCTGCCTGCGTCTTTACCCGCAACTGTCGTGCCGGGAAGACATTATCACCCTGTTTGCCGACCATCTCACGCCAGAAAAGGTGGCACAGGAGTTGGCCTATTTCAACGCGCCGTTCCGCGCCTCGTTCGAACGCCCGTATGGTTACGGCTGGCTGCTGGCGCTGGCTCAGGAGCTAAAACAGTCATCGCTGCCGCAGGCGGCAGGCTGGTATCAGACGCTTGAGCCGTTAACGCAGGACATTCGCAACCGCCTGGTGGATTACCTCAGCAAGCTGACGTACCCGATCCGGGTTGGCACGCATTACAACACCGCGTTTGCGCTGGCGCTGGGGGTCGATTACGCCCGGGCGGTGGAAGATAGCGCGCTGGAGAGTGCCATTCTGGAGGCGGCGACGCGGTTTTATCTCGCGGATACGCAGTATCCGGCTCACTATGAACCGGGTGGCGATGAGTATGTGTCCGGCGCGCTGACAGAAGCCCTGCTGATGAGCAAAGTGGCGGAGAATTTCCCGGCCTGGTTCGACGCGTTTCTGCCCAATATCGGGGCCGTTGCGGCGCTGATGAACCCGGCAGAAGTGAGTGACCGTACCGACCCGAAAATTGCCCATCTGGACGGATTAAACCTCAGCCGCGCCTGGTGCATGAAGCATATTGCCAGTGTGCTGCCGGAGGATCATCCGGCGCAGCAGGCGCTGCGTGATGCGGTGGCGAAACACCTGACGGCGAGCGTCGAGCATGTTGTCGGCAGTCACTACAGCGGTGGGCACTGGCTGGCGAGTTTTGCGCTGCTGGCGCTGGAGTAA
- a CDS encoding copper/silver response regulator transcription factor, producing the protein MKILIVEDEIKTGEYLSKGLTEAGFVVDRADNGLTGYHLAMTADYDLLILDIMLPDVNGWDIIRMLRSAGKGMPVLLLSALGTIEHRVKGLELGADDYLVKPFAFAELLARVRTLLRRGNTVIAESQFTVADLSIDLVSRKVNRAGNRILLTSKEFSLLEFFVRHQGEVLPRSLIAAQVWDMNFDSDTNAIDVAVKRLRAKIDNDYEPKLIQTVRGVGYMLEVPDAQ; encoded by the coding sequence ATGAAAATATTGATTGTTGAAGACGAAATTAAAACCGGTGAGTACCTCAGCAAAGGGCTTACGGAAGCGGGCTTTGTGGTGGATCGCGCTGACAACGGCCTGACAGGCTACCATCTCGCCATGACCGCCGATTATGACCTGCTCATTCTGGATATCATGCTCCCTGATGTGAACGGCTGGGATATCATCCGCATGCTCCGTTCTGCCGGAAAGGGAATGCCGGTCCTGTTGCTGTCGGCTCTCGGCACCATTGAACACCGGGTGAAAGGCCTGGAACTGGGGGCGGATGATTACCTGGTTAAGCCCTTTGCCTTTGCTGAGCTGCTCGCCCGGGTCAGAACGCTGTTACGACGCGGCAATACGGTGATCGCCGAGAGCCAGTTTACGGTGGCAGATCTGAGCATCGACCTCGTATCACGAAAGGTAAACCGCGCCGGAAACCGCATTCTGCTCACCAGCAAAGAGTTCAGCCTGCTGGAGTTTTTTGTTCGCCATCAGGGTGAAGTGCTGCCCCGCTCGCTGATTGCTGCGCAGGTCTGGGACATGAATTTCGACAGCGACACCAACGCGATTGACGTCGCGGTGAAGCGGTTACGCGCCAAAATCGACAACGATTATGAACCGAAGCTGATCCAGACGGTGCGCGGCGTGGGCTATATGCTGGAGGTTCCGGATGCACAGTAA
- a CDS encoding efflux RND transporter periplasmic adaptor subunit, which yields MASLKVKYAAMMIGSLLAGGLIAVTAWQYIYAAEKTENTPPERKVLFWYDPMKPDVKFDKPGKSPFMDMDLVPKYADENDDKSGAGIRIDPTQVQNLGLKTQKVTRGTLNYAQTIPANVSYNEYQFVIVQARSEGFVEKVYPLTTGDRVKKGTPLIDITIPEWVEAQSEFLLLSGTGGTPTQLKGVLERLRLAGMPEADIQRLRSTRTVQTRFTINAPIDGVITAFDLRNGMNISKDKVVAQIQGMDPVWISAAIPESIAYLLKDASQFAISVPAYPDTSFHVEKWNILPSVDPATRTLQVRLQVSNKDERLKPGMNAYLKLNTQSQEMLLIPSQAVIDTGKEQRVITVDAEGRFVPKRIHVLHESQQQSGVGSGLSEGESVVVSGLFLIDSEANITGALERMRQPEKSHSGH from the coding sequence ATGGCATCGTTAAAGGTTAAATATGCTGCAATGATGATCGGCAGCCTTCTCGCGGGAGGGCTGATTGCAGTGACGGCGTGGCAGTATATTTATGCTGCAGAAAAAACAGAAAATACCCCGCCGGAACGAAAGGTGCTTTTCTGGTATGACCCGATGAAGCCCGACGTTAAATTCGATAAGCCCGGTAAATCGCCGTTTATGGATATGGATCTGGTGCCGAAATACGCGGATGAAAATGACGATAAAAGCGGTGCCGGTATCCGTATTGATCCGACGCAGGTTCAGAACCTGGGATTAAAAACGCAAAAAGTCACCCGCGGCACGCTGAATTATGCCCAGACTATCCCGGCCAATGTCAGTTATAACGAATATCAGTTTGTTATCGTGCAGGCGCGCTCCGAAGGCTTTGTGGAGAAGGTGTATCCCCTGACGACAGGCGATCGTGTAAAGAAAGGCACGCCGCTCATCGACATCACCATTCCGGAGTGGGTGGAAGCGCAGAGTGAGTTCCTCCTGTTGTCCGGAACCGGTGGCACGCCCACGCAGCTGAAAGGGGTGCTTGAACGGCTTCGTCTGGCAGGCATGCCGGAAGCGGATATTCAGAGGTTACGCTCGACCCGCACGGTCCAGACCCGGTTTACCATCAACGCGCCGATTGACGGGGTGATCACCGCGTTTGACCTGCGTAACGGAATGAATATTTCGAAAGATAAGGTCGTGGCGCAGATTCAGGGGATGGATCCGGTGTGGATCAGCGCGGCCATACCTGAATCCATCGCGTATCTGCTGAAAGACGCCTCGCAGTTTGCCATTTCGGTCCCGGCGTATCCGGACACATCGTTTCACGTTGAAAAATGGAACATTTTGCCAAGCGTCGATCCTGCCACCCGTACGCTGCAGGTTCGCTTGCAGGTTTCCAACAAAGATGAACGGCTTAAGCCGGGTATGAATGCGTATCTGAAGCTGAACACCCAAAGTCAGGAGATGCTGTTGATCCCCTCCCAGGCCGTTATCGACACGGGTAAAGAACAGCGGGTCATCACCGTTGATGCGGAGGGCCGGTTTGTGCCGAAGCGGATCCACGTTCTGCACGAATCTCAGCAGCAGTCCGGCGTAGGATCCGGCCTCAGCGAAGGGGAGTCGGTGGTAGTCAGCGGTCTGTTCCTGATTGATTCCGAAGCCAATATTACCGGTGCGCTGGAGCGTATGCGTCAGCCTGAAAAGAGTCATTCAGGTCATTGA
- a CDS encoding Cu(+)/Ag(+) sensor histidine kinase, which yields MHSKPARRPFSLALRLTFFISLSTILAFFAFTWFMLHSVEKHFAEQDISDLQQISRAMHRILQSPADPDEKKISKIKESLASYRNVAVLLLDPRGNVLFSSQGEAIRPAVNTADFSAHRRAQDVFLWTVEDAGKAMHAGSEMKMETYRIIASSGTATLQGKEQHYVMLIGLSINFHLHYLEALKKNLIAIAVAISLLIVLLIRIAVRQGHLPLRNVSNAIKNITSENLDARLEPSRVPVELEQLVISFNHMIEKIEDVFTRQANFSADIAHEIRTPITNLVTQTEIALSQNRSPKELEDVLYSSLEEYNRMTRMVSDMLFLAQADNNQLVPDRVTFDLSAEVMKVFDFFEAWAEERHITLRFNGTPCLIDGDPQMFRRAINNLLSNALRYTPEGETVTVSVSEKENACELIVANPGKPIPEAHLPRLFDRFYRVDPSRQRKGEGSGIGLAIVKSIITAHHGNVRVESDAVSTRFILSVPRLMAHR from the coding sequence ATGCACAGTAAGCCCGCCAGACGCCCCTTCTCCCTGGCTCTGCGCCTGACGTTCTTTATCAGTCTCTCCACCATTCTGGCTTTTTTCGCGTTTACCTGGTTTATGCTCCACTCCGTTGAAAAACACTTTGCCGAGCAGGATATCAGCGATCTGCAACAAATCAGCCGCGCCATGCACCGCATACTGCAGTCGCCCGCGGATCCGGATGAAAAGAAAATCAGCAAAATCAAAGAGTCGCTTGCCAGCTATCGCAACGTTGCCGTCCTGCTGCTCGATCCCCGTGGCAATGTGCTCTTCAGCTCACAGGGCGAGGCCATCCGGCCAGCGGTGAATACCGCGGATTTCAGCGCCCATCGCCGCGCGCAGGATGTCTTTCTCTGGACGGTGGAGGATGCTGGCAAGGCGATGCACGCCGGGTCCGAGATGAAGATGGAAACGTACCGGATTATCGCCTCTTCCGGCACGGCGACATTGCAGGGAAAAGAACAACACTATGTCATGCTGATCGGCCTCTCCATTAATTTTCATCTTCACTACCTCGAGGCGCTGAAAAAGAACCTGATTGCCATCGCGGTGGCGATCAGCCTGCTGATTGTTCTGCTCATTCGCATCGCGGTTCGTCAGGGACACCTGCCCCTGCGTAACGTCAGCAATGCGATAAAAAATATCACCTCAGAGAATCTGGATGCGAGGCTTGAGCCGTCGCGGGTGCCGGTTGAGCTGGAACAGCTGGTGATCTCGTTTAACCACATGATTGAAAAAATTGAGGATGTCTTTACCCGTCAGGCAAACTTCTCTGCCGATATCGCCCATGAGATCAGAACCCCGATCACCAATCTGGTAACGCAAACGGAAATTGCGTTAAGCCAGAACCGCTCGCCGAAAGAGCTGGAGGATGTGCTGTACTCCAGCCTGGAAGAGTACAACCGGATGACCCGCATGGTCAGCGATATGCTGTTCCTGGCCCAGGCGGATAATAATCAGCTGGTCCCTGATCGGGTAACCTTTGATTTGAGCGCGGAGGTGATGAAAGTCTTTGATTTCTTCGAGGCCTGGGCGGAAGAACGCCATATCACGCTGCGTTTTAACGGGACGCCTTGCCTGATAGACGGCGATCCGCAGATGTTCCGAAGAGCCATCAATAACCTGCTCTCCAATGCCCTGCGCTATACGCCGGAAGGAGAAACGGTGACCGTGTCGGTAAGCGAAAAGGAAAATGCGTGCGAACTGATCGTTGCCAACCCCGGCAAGCCTATTCCTGAAGCGCATTTGCCCCGGCTGTTCGACCGCTTTTACCGGGTGGATCCGTCCAGACAGCGAAAAGGCGAAGGCAGCGGGATCGGCCTGGCGATTGTGAAATCCATCATCACCGCGCATCACGGCAACGTGCGTGTGGAATCCGATGCCGTGTCGACCCGTTTTATATTATCGGTGCCGCGACTGATGGCACACCGCTAG
- the cusF gene encoding cation efflux system protein CusF: MRNSMKAVVFGAISMMFSAGLQAEVHQHAEMSAASEGATEQVVSGTGIVKDIDLTNKKVTIAHEAIPEIGWPAMTMRFTFTDADESIKAVKVGNRVNFSFVQQGKISLLKSIK, translated from the coding sequence ATGCGTAATTCAATGAAGGCCGTTGTATTCGGTGCGATCTCCATGATGTTTTCTGCCGGCCTGCAGGCCGAGGTTCATCAGCATGCAGAGATGAGTGCTGCCAGCGAAGGGGCCACAGAGCAGGTTGTCTCCGGGACTGGCATCGTGAAGGACATTGATCTCACAAACAAAAAGGTCACGATTGCTCATGAAGCCATCCCGGAAATTGGCTGGCCCGCCATGACCATGCGTTTCACCTTTACTGACGCAGACGAAAGTATTAAGGCCGTAAAAGTCGGCAACCGCGTTAATTTTTCTTTTGTGCAGCAGGGCAAAATCTCTTTACTCAAGAGCATTAAATAG
- a CDS encoding winged helix DNA-binding protein: MTLKKSAASMNHDDINDGRIVSSRHLVSERCAELSELEYALIMTSNAFNKWMVRCMTAAGEPDMGAFDVSLLHHVNHRNRKKKLADICFVLNVEDTHVVTYALKKLVKAGYVTSEKAGKELFFSTTEAGKALCMKYRDVREACLINIHAESGIAGASIGDTAQLLRTISSLYDTAARAAASL, encoded by the coding sequence ATGACCCTGAAGAAAAGTGCTGCATCAATGAATCACGACGACATTAACGACGGCCGGATCGTCTCCTCCCGCCATCTGGTTTCCGAGCGCTGCGCGGAGCTGTCGGAGCTGGAGTACGCGCTGATCATGACCAGCAACGCGTTCAATAAATGGATGGTGCGCTGCATGACGGCCGCCGGTGAGCCGGATATGGGCGCCTTTGACGTCTCGCTTTTGCATCATGTGAATCACCGCAATCGCAAGAAGAAGCTGGCCGATATCTGTTTTGTGCTCAACGTGGAAGACACCCACGTGGTGACCTATGCGCTGAAAAAACTGGTCAAGGCGGGCTACGTCACCAGTGAAAAGGCAGGAAAAGAGCTCTTCTTCTCCACCACGGAGGCGGGTAAAGCGCTGTGCATGAAATACCGGGATGTGCGCGAAGCGTGTCTGATCAACATTCATGCCGAAAGCGGGATTGCTGGTGCTTCTATCGGTGACACCGCCCAGCTGCTGCGCACCATTTCATCCCTGTATGACACCGCCGCACGGGCGGCGGCATCACTTTGA
- a CDS encoding efflux transporter outer membrane subunit: MFLLKRLSITTVFILAGCVSLAPEYQRPASPVPQQFSLSRNSLTPVEGLYQDTGWRNFFVDPQIAGLITEALKNNRDIKMAALKVEEARAQFNVTDSDRYPQLNASADITYSGGLKSDKPTSRQYDAGLSLSYELDFFGKLKNMSDADRQNFFASEEARRAVHILLVANVSQSYFNQQLAYKQLRIARDTLSNYQQSYAFVEQQLVTGSTNVLALEQARGQIESTRAEIAKREGELAQANNALQLVLGTYRALPGDSGMNASDIAPVTLPPHLSSAILLQRPDIMEAEYQLKAADANIGAARAAFFPSISLTSGLSTGSTELSGLFTSGSGMWNVIPKIDIPIFNAGRNKANLKLAEIRQQQSVVNYEQKIQSAFKQVADALALRDSLSQQLAAQQRYLDSLNITLQRARGLYTRGAVSYIEVLDAERALFSTQQNILDLIYARQVNEINLFTALGGGWVE, from the coding sequence ATGTTCCTGTTAAAACGACTAAGCATCACTACGGTATTTATCCTGGCAGGATGCGTCTCGCTGGCCCCTGAATACCAGCGCCCGGCGTCACCGGTACCCCAGCAGTTTTCGCTCTCGCGTAACAGCCTGACGCCTGTGGAAGGCCTGTATCAGGACACCGGCTGGCGCAACTTCTTCGTCGATCCGCAAATCGCGGGATTGATTACAGAGGCCCTGAAGAACAACCGCGATATAAAAATGGCCGCGCTGAAGGTTGAAGAGGCCCGGGCGCAGTTCAACGTGACGGATTCGGATCGTTATCCTCAGTTGAACGCCTCCGCGGACATCACTTACAGCGGGGGGCTAAAGAGTGACAAACCCACTTCCCGGCAGTACGACGCGGGACTGTCGCTTAGCTACGAACTCGACTTTTTCGGCAAGCTAAAGAACATGAGCGATGCCGACCGACAAAACTTTTTCGCCAGCGAAGAAGCCCGTCGTGCCGTGCATATTTTGCTTGTCGCTAATGTGTCGCAGAGCTATTTCAACCAACAACTGGCCTACAAACAGCTGCGTATCGCGCGCGATACGCTGTCAAATTATCAGCAGTCTTACGCCTTCGTTGAGCAACAGCTGGTGACGGGAAGCACGAACGTGCTGGCGCTGGAACAGGCACGGGGGCAGATCGAAAGCACCCGGGCAGAAATTGCCAAAAGAGAGGGGGAGCTGGCACAGGCCAATAATGCCTTACAACTGGTCCTCGGAACGTATCGCGCGCTACCGGGCGACAGCGGAATGAACGCCAGCGATATTGCGCCGGTAACGCTACCGCCCCATCTTTCATCGGCAATATTGCTCCAGCGCCCGGATATTATGGAGGCGGAGTATCAGCTTAAAGCGGCCGATGCGAATATTGGCGCGGCGCGCGCGGCCTTTTTCCCGTCCATCTCCCTGACCAGTGGGCTTTCAACGGGTAGCACGGAATTATCTGGCCTCTTCACGTCCGGCAGCGGCATGTGGAACGTTATTCCCAAAATAGACATTCCCATTTTTAATGCGGGCAGGAATAAAGCCAACCTGAAGCTGGCCGAAATTCGCCAGCAGCAGTCGGTTGTGAATTACGAACAAAAAATTCAGTCCGCCTTTAAACAGGTCGCCGACGCGCTCGCGCTGCGGGACAGCCTCAGCCAGCAGCTTGCTGCGCAACAGCGGTATCTTGATTCGCTAAACATCACCCTGCAGCGTGCCAGAGGGTTATATACCCGCGGTGCGGTCAGTTATATCGAAGTATTAGACGCGGAACGTGCGCTGTTTTCCACGCAACAAAACATTCTCGACCTTATTTATGCCCGACAGGTTAATGAAATTAATCTCTTCACCGCGCTGGGCGGCGGTTGGGTCGAATAA
- a CDS encoding DUF979 domain-containing protein, with the protein MMTLLTINRVYYLIGFVVMLLVIMTLRDRANPKRFTTALFWFLFGGIFLFGDLMVQELGRSLAYRIIGGAVIVIALLAGFGLVGKGHYKMASEPERIASSNRLKNWLFLPALMIPVVTVIGTLFLKGVSIGGVYLLDQKQLTLAALCVACVAAILTGWWLTKGTPLHAVRQSRRLVDTIGWAVILPQMLAMLGGVFVVANTGNSVQQVVSLFVNPDNRFMLVVIYCVGMALFTMIMGNAFAAFPVLSAGIALPFLIHVHHGNPAPLLAIGMYAGYCGTLMTPMAANFNIVPAALLELKDKYQVIKIQIPTALTLLVVNVFLMYFLVFR; encoded by the coding sequence ATGATGACGCTGCTCACTATCAACCGCGTGTACTACCTGATTGGCTTTGTCGTGATGCTGCTGGTGATCATGACCCTGCGCGATCGCGCCAATCCCAAACGCTTTACCACAGCACTGTTCTGGTTTCTGTTCGGTGGGATCTTCCTGTTCGGTGACCTGATGGTGCAGGAGCTGGGTCGCTCGCTGGCGTACCGGATCATTGGCGGCGCCGTGATTGTGATAGCGCTGCTGGCAGGCTTTGGCCTGGTTGGAAAAGGGCACTACAAAATGGCCAGCGAGCCCGAGCGTATTGCCTCCTCAAACCGGCTGAAAAACTGGCTGTTTTTACCGGCCCTGATGATCCCGGTGGTGACGGTTATCGGCACGCTGTTCCTGAAAGGGGTGTCGATTGGCGGGGTTTACCTGCTCGATCAAAAACAGCTCACGCTGGCGGCGCTGTGCGTGGCCTGTGTGGCGGCGATCCTTACCGGCTGGTGGCTGACAAAGGGCACGCCGCTGCATGCCGTCCGTCAGTCTCGCCGCCTGGTGGATACCATTGGCTGGGCGGTGATCCTGCCGCAGATGCTGGCCATGCTGGGCGGGGTCTTCGTGGTAGCCAATACCGGCAACTCCGTGCAACAGGTGGTCAGCCTGTTTGTGAACCCGGATAACCGCTTTATGCTGGTGGTGATCTATTGCGTGGGTATGGCGCTGTTCACCATGATCATGGGCAACGCCTTTGCGGCCTTCCCGGTGCTGAGTGCCGGTATCGCCTTACCGTTCCTGATCCACGTGCATCACGGTAACCCGGCACCGCTGCTGGCGATTGGTATGTACGCAGGCTATTGCGGCACGTTGATGACGCCGATGGCCGCGAACTTCAACATCGTTCCCGCCGCGTTACTGGAGCTGAAAGACAAATATCAGGTCATAAAGATCCAGATCCCGACCGCGTTAACCCTGCTGGTGGTGAACGTGTTCCTCATGTATTTCCTCGTGTTTCGCTAA
- a CDS encoding DUF969 domain-containing protein — MDGSALLPLIGIPVVVIGFALRFNPLLVVVVAGLATGLLVGMDFGMLLETFGEKFVNSRSLATFILILPVIGLLEYYGLKERAQAWVAKIASATSARILMIYFVAREGTAALGLMSLGGHAQTVRPLLAPMAEGAALNEYGELPQYIRDKIKAHAAACDNIAVFFGEDIFIAFGAVLLIDAFLKENGIQGIEPLHIGLWAIPTAIAALIIHMTRLLRLDASIRRDVMTWKAGQGTQEIAP, encoded by the coding sequence ATGGACGGTTCTGCACTGTTGCCGCTTATCGGGATCCCGGTGGTGGTTATTGGTTTTGCCCTGCGCTTCAATCCGCTACTGGTGGTTGTGGTAGCGGGGCTGGCGACGGGTCTGCTGGTTGGGATGGATTTCGGCATGCTGCTGGAAACCTTCGGCGAGAAGTTCGTCAACAGCCGCTCTCTGGCCACTTTCATTCTGATCCTGCCGGTTATCGGTTTGCTGGAATATTACGGTCTTAAAGAGCGCGCGCAGGCGTGGGTGGCGAAGATCGCCAGCGCCACCTCGGCGCGTATTCTGATGATCTATTTTGTCGCCCGTGAGGGGACGGCCGCGCTGGGGCTGATGTCGCTGGGTGGTCATGCCCAGACGGTGCGTCCGCTGCTGGCGCCGATGGCCGAAGGGGCGGCGCTGAATGAGTACGGCGAGCTGCCCCAGTATATCCGCGACAAAATCAAAGCCCATGCCGCCGCGTGCGACAATATCGCGGTGTTCTTTGGCGAGGATATTTTTATCGCCTTCGGGGCGGTACTGCTGATCGACGCCTTCCTGAAGGAGAACGGTATTCAGGGAATTGAACCGCTGCATATCGGCCTGTGGGCGATCCCGACGGCGATTGCGGCATTGATAATTCATATGACGCGTCTGCTGCGCCTGGATGCCAGCATCCGTCGCGACGTGATGACCTGGAAAGCCGGGCAGGGAACGCAGGAGATCGCGCCATGA
- a CDS encoding MFS transporter produces MTLFSNQPGDEGLPGHERARVMAAVMTTTLMGVFDGTIINIALPSMASAMQVPANVAVWFANGYLLSAAMTLAIFAAFAARVGYRPVFLAGLASFTLTSLGCALATTPEMLIGMRILQGIGGAATLSIAPAILRSVFPGRLLGRILGLHALLIASSTAIAPVLGGTILDVLSWQWLFAINIIPGSIALLLAWKALPRTTGTDTSPFDVPGALLSVILLGSMIMAANSVENTAHAISTGYWALVATISLIAFVWHIRRTRSPILPPVIFSNGRFTLAALTSLASFVSQGITFVALPFLFQSVYGYSPAIAALLFTPWPIGIVLIAPHAGRWADTISAPLISTLGLMIFVVGLILLATLPASPSAWDICLRSLVCGIGFGCFQSPNNREMLSNVAREYASYASGVLSIVRTFGQCLGAAVVGVLLAATAGSDHQTLDDGAVHLALWIAVIASTTSVLFSVSRLRNARRATA; encoded by the coding sequence ATGACGCTCTTTTCAAACCAACCCGGCGACGAAGGGTTACCGGGACATGAACGCGCCCGGGTGATGGCCGCGGTGATGACCACCACGCTGATGGGAGTCTTCGACGGCACCATAATCAACATTGCCCTGCCATCGATGGCCAGCGCGATGCAGGTGCCCGCGAACGTCGCTGTCTGGTTCGCCAACGGCTATCTGCTGTCTGCGGCCATGACGTTAGCCATCTTCGCCGCATTCGCCGCGCGCGTGGGTTACCGCCCGGTGTTTCTGGCGGGACTGGCTTCGTTTACCCTGACCTCGCTCGGCTGCGCGCTGGCAACAACGCCGGAAATGCTGATCGGGATGCGAATTCTGCAGGGTATCGGCGGCGCGGCCACGTTGAGTATTGCCCCGGCGATCCTGCGCTCGGTATTCCCGGGACGGCTGCTTGGCCGCATTCTGGGGCTGCATGCTCTGCTTATCGCTTCCAGTACTGCCATTGCGCCGGTGCTGGGCGGAACAATCCTGGATGTCCTGAGCTGGCAATGGTTGTTCGCAATCAACATTATCCCGGGCTCGATTGCCCTGCTGTTGGCATGGAAAGCGCTGCCGCGGACGACGGGCACTGATACATCTCCGTTCGACGTGCCCGGTGCCCTGTTGTCCGTCATCCTGCTGGGGTCGATGATCATGGCGGCAAACAGCGTAGAGAATACAGCGCACGCCATCAGCACGGGTTACTGGGCACTTGTCGCCACGATCAGTCTTATTGCCTTTGTCTGGCATATCCGTCGCACCCGGAGCCCCATTCTGCCGCCGGTGATATTCAGCAACGGACGGTTTACCCTCGCCGCCCTCACCTCGCTGGCTTCATTTGTGAGTCAGGGCATTACCTTTGTCGCGCTGCCGTTTCTCTTTCAGAGCGTGTACGGCTATAGCCCGGCGATCGCCGCGTTACTGTTCACCCCCTGGCCCATAGGTATTGTACTCATTGCGCCGCACGCGGGCCGTTGGGCAGATACGATCTCCGCGCCGCTGATTTCGACCCTCGGGCTGATGATTTTTGTCGTTGGGTTGATTTTGCTGGCGACGCTGCCGGCCAGCCCTTCTGCCTGGGATATCTGCCTCAGGAGCCTGGTATGCGGTATCGGCTTTGGCTGTTTCCAGAGTCCCAATAACCGGGAAATGCTCTCTAACGTTGCCCGGGAGTATGCCAGCTATGCATCGGGGGTGTTGTCCATTGTCAGAACGTTTGGCCAGTGTCTCGGTGCCGCCGTGGTGGGTGTTTTGCTGGCCGCGACCGCAGGGTCAGACCATCAGACGCTGGATGACGGTGCCGTTCATCTTGCGCTGTGGATCGCGGTGATCGCGTCAACTACATCGGTGTTATTTAGCGTTAGCAGACTGCGTAACGCGCGAAGGGCTACGGCATAA
- a CDS encoding LysR family transcriptional regulator — MTDPDFNLLVALDILLAEASVAGAARRLNLSTSAMSRTLSRLREVTGDPILVRAGRQMVLTPWAEATRDRARHALHEARAVLQPSTDTFRAENLERVFTVRANDGFVVAFGPLLIAAVAEAAPDVCIRFAPKPEKTSRYLREGLVDLEIGVQSNMGPEIRLQRLFEDHFVGAVRKGHPLAALPTVSLEDYVAWGHVVTAPNGSSHGFVDDALAARGMKRKIASVVPGFPTALSVALASDLIAMVPALYLLNQPMSENVHIFELPFPTRTITVSQMWHPRMEQDPGHRWLREKVLAVCHQSRHR, encoded by the coding sequence GTGACCGATCCTGATTTCAATTTACTTGTCGCGCTTGACATCCTGCTGGCTGAAGCCAGCGTGGCGGGGGCGGCGCGGCGTCTTAATCTCAGCACCTCAGCCATGAGCCGTACGCTGAGCAGGCTTCGTGAGGTCACCGGCGATCCGATTCTGGTGCGGGCCGGGCGTCAGATGGTGCTGACACCGTGGGCCGAAGCCACCCGGGATCGCGCCCGGCATGCGCTGCATGAGGCCAGGGCGGTGCTGCAGCCTTCAACGGACACGTTCCGGGCAGAAAATCTTGAACGGGTGTTTACCGTCAGAGCCAATGATGGCTTTGTGGTGGCGTTTGGCCCGTTGCTGATTGCGGCCGTTGCGGAAGCAGCGCCGGACGTCTGTATTCGCTTTGCCCCGAAACCGGAGAAAACGTCGCGTTATCTGCGGGAAGGACTGGTTGACCTGGAAATTGGTGTGCAGAGCAACATGGGGCCCGAAATTCGTCTGCAGCGGCTGTTTGAAGACCATTTCGTGGGCGCGGTACGCAAAGGGCATCCGCTGGCAGCGCTGCCAACAGTCAGCCTTGAGGATTATGTCGCCTGGGGTCATGTGGTGACCGCCCCGAACGGATCATCACACGGTTTTGTTGATGATGCCCTGGCCGCGCGGGGGATGAAACGCAAAATCGCCAGCGTGGTGCCCGGTTTTCCGACTGCGTTATCCGTGGCGCTGGCGTCCGATCTGATTGCGATGGTCCCGGCGTTGTATCTGCTCAATCAACCGATGAGCGAGAATGTGCACATCTTTGAACTGCCATTTCCCACCCGCACCATTACCGTTTCACAGATGTGGCACCCGCGAATGGAGCAGGACCCGGGCCACCGGTGGCTCAGAGAGAAGGTGCTAGCGGTGTGCCATCAGTCGCGGCACCGATAA